One window from the genome of Salvia miltiorrhiza cultivar Shanhuang (shh) chromosome 7, IMPLAD_Smil_shh, whole genome shotgun sequence encodes:
- the LOC130995930 gene encoding uncharacterized protein LOC130995930, giving the protein MEEDKSFSSISEPINHSDDNNHGWQKVTAKKQRKNQNKKAAADSSRLPNGSAIAPEKISVFKGLEKHSEERRRKLEAQRAAAVYEDDDNDNKGRSRNNRGRDEDDDDLSSDADVKNNAVEVHKKEKQKKAKKPKVTVSEAAAKIDADDLVAFLSSVSESYEGQQDIQLMRFADYFGRAFSAVSASQFPWHKLFRESPVAKIADVPVSYISEAVYKASVDWINQRSYEALGTFVVWSLDSILADLTAQQSGSKVSKKGVHAASSKSQVAIFLVLAMVLRRKPDVLINLLPKLSENSKYQGQDKLPVLIWMIVQASQVDLAVGLYLWSHQILPILGGKSGSNPHTRDLVLQLVERIVAAPKARSILVNNAVRKGERLIPPVALDLLLRVTFPAPSARVKATERFEAIYPLLKDVALAGSPGSKAMKQVSLQIQTLIVKTAGEGIPTLSEEASSIFIWCLVHNPDCFKQWEKIYVDNIEASVAALRKLAESWKQFSSKQTSLQVRDTLKSFMQKNEKALHDGVDASRQALFKDADKYCKTVLGRLSSGHGCVKAMFLTLVVVAVGAAVVFPKLDEWDWNKLLAEAQKSF; this is encoded by the exons aTGGAAGAAGATAAATCATTCTCCTCCATCTCGGAGCCAATCAACCACTCCGACGACAACAACCATGGCTGGCAGAAGGTCACCGCCAAGAAACAGAGGAAAAATCAGAACAAGAAAGCTGCCGCCGATTCCTCTAGATTGCCTAACGGATCCGCGATCGCGCCGGAGAAAATCAGCGTTTTCAAGGGCTTGGAGAAGCACTCGGAGGAACGCCGCCGGAAATTAGAGGCTCAGCGCGCCGCCGCGGTTTATGAAGACGACGACAATGACAATAAGGGGAGATCGAGGAATAATCGCGGGCGGGATGAGGACGACGACGATCTCAGCAGCGATGCTGATGTTAAGAATAATGCGGTGGAGGTGCACAAGaaggagaagcaaaagaaggCTAAGAAGCCTAAAGTTACTGTATCGGAGGCTGCAGCTAAGATCGATGCCGATGACCTCGTCGCCTTTCTTTCTAGTGTTTCG GAATCGTATGAAGGGCAGCAGGATATTCAGTTGATGAGGTTTGCGGATTATTTTGGGCGTGCATTTTCTGCAGTGAGCGCATCGCAGTTCCCGTGGCATAAGTTGTTCAGGGAGTCTCCCGTGGCGAAGATTGCCGAT GTCCCTGTTTCTTATATCTCGGAAGCTGTTTACAAGGCATCAGTTGACTGGATCAATCAACGTTCTTATGAGGCGTTAGGAACCTTTGTGGTCTGGTCATTAGATAGCATTTTGGCAGACTTGACTGCTCAACAATCTGGGTCTAAAGTTTCGAAGAAAGGAGTACATGCAGCATCTTCAAAGTCTCAG GTTGCTATATTTTTGGTTCTAGCAATGGTATTACGCCGGAAACCTGATGTGCTGATTAATTTGTTGCCGAAGTTGAGCGAAAACTCAAAATATCAAGGACAAGATAAGCTTCCAGTTCTAATATGGATGATAGTGCAG GCAAGCCAAGTAGATTTAGCTGTAGGGTTGTATCTATGGTCACATCAGATTTTGCCAATACTTGGAGGGAAATCTGGATCTAATCCTCACACTAGGGACTTGGTTTTGCAGTTAGTAGAAAG AATTGTAGCTGCACCTAAAGCTCGTAGCATATTAGTAAACAATGCTGTTAGAAAGGGTGAGCGCCTGATTCCACCCGTGGCACTTGACCTGTTGCTACGTGTAACATTTCCTGCACCTTCTGCCCGAGTTAAG GCTACTGAAAGATTTGAGGCGATTTACCCACTTTTAAAAGATGTTGCTCTTGCTGGTTCACCTGGAAGCAAAGCAATGAAGCAAGTGTCACTGCAGATACAAACTTTAATTGTGAAAACAGCTGGAGAAG GGATCCCCACACTATCCGAGGAAGCAAGTAGCATCTTCATATGGTGTTTGGTCCACAATCCTGATTGTTTTAAGCAGTGG GAGAAGATTTATGTTGATAACATAGAGGCTAGTGTTGCTGCCTTGAGGAAACTTGCTGAGAGTTGGAAGCAATTTTCTTCAAAACAGACTTCTCTTCAAGTCAGGGATACTCTGAAGAGTTTCATGCAAAAG AATGAGAAAGCCTTACATGACGGAGTTGATGCTAGTCGCCAAGCTTTATTCAAGGATGCTGATAAATACTGTAAGACAGTATTGGGAAGGCTCTCCAGTGGGCATGGTTGCGTGAAGGCTATGTTCTTAACTCTTGTGGTAGTGGCTGTTGGCGCAGCTGTTGTGTTCCCAAAACTTGATGAATGGGATTGGAACAAGTTGCTTGCTGAAGCCCAGAAATCGTTCTGA
- the LOC130995933 gene encoding putative clathrin assembly protein At2g01600, with amino-acid sequence MGTLQTWRKAYGALKDQTKVGLAHVNSDFKDVDVAIVKATNHVECPPKERHLRKILVATSAIRPRADVAYCIHALARRLAKTHNWTVALKTLIVIHRTLREGDPTFREELLNFHQRGRVLQLSNFKDDSSPIAWDCSAWVRTYALFLEERLECFRILKYDIEAERLPRPAQGEDKGYSRTRDLVSEELLDQLPSLQQLLYRLIGCRPEGAAVNNYVIQYALALVLKESFKIYCAINDGIINLVDKFFEMPRHEAIKALDIYKRAGQQANSLSDFYEICKGLELARNFQFPVLREPPQSFLVTMEEYIREAPRMVSVPNVALEYPERLMLTYKEEDVPSPSEETKIPLEEPALQPSDKVASSTPEASVPPPLPTKLDTDDLLGLNESTQDAAVIEESNALALAIIPSGTTPFDSDASQAKSFDPSGWELALVTTPSTNLSSVQERQLGGGLDSLTLESLYDEGAYRASQQPVYGAPAPNPFEVSDPFAVSNNVATPTVPMAGMAQHQINPFIPFQSPQQQQQQQQHPTHLMMSPHNPFGDTGFGAFPAAPAQPPTTNPFGSTGLL; translated from the exons ATGGGGACACTTCAGACATGGAGAAAAGCATACGGCGCTCTCAAAGACCAGACTAAAGTCGGTCTTGCCCATGTCAACTCCGATTTCAAG GATGTTGATGTGGCGATCGTGAAGGCTACAAATCATGTGGAGTGTCCTCCGAAGGAGAGACACCTAAGAA AAATTTTGGTTGCGACGTCAGCAATTCGACCTCGTGCTGATGTTGCGTACTGCATACATGCACTTGCAAGAAGATTGGCAAAGACTCATAACTGGACG GTTGCGTTGAAAACGCTAATTGTTATTCATAGAACATTGAGAGAAGGTGATCCAACATTCAGGGAGGAACTCTTGAATTTTCATCAGAGAGGCCGTGTCCTCCAATTGTCCAACTTTAAGGATGATTCGAGCCCCATTG CTTGGGATTGCTCCGCTTGGGTGCGGACTTATGCCCTCTTCTTGGAAGAAAGATTAGAATGCTTTAGGATTCTTAAGTACGACATTGAAGCTGAGCGCCTTCCTAGACCGGCACAAGGTGAAGATAAG GGCTACAGTAGAACCAGAGACTTGGTCAGTGAAGAACTTTTGGATCAGTTGCCTTCTTTACAGCAGCTTCTATATCGTCTTATTGGGTGTCGG CCTGAAGGAGCAGCTGTGAACAATTATGTAATTCAGTATGCCCTGGCCCTg GTGCTTAAAGAAAGCTTCAAAATATATTGTGCCATAAATGATGGGATAATCAACCTTGTTGACAAG TTTTTTGAGATGCCAAGACACGAAGCCATCAAAGCCCTTGATATTTACAAACGAGCTGGTCAGCAG GCCAATAGTCTTTCTGATTTCTATGAGATCTGCAAAGGGCTTGAACTTGCTAGGAATTTCCAATTCCCTGTGTTGAGAGAG CCTCCACAGTCCTTTTTAGTGACCATGGAAGAGTATATACGCGAAGCGCCAAGAATGGTTTCTGTTCCAAATGTGGCCTTG GAATACCCAGAAAGGTTGATGCTGACTTACAAGGAAGAGGATGTTCCTTCACCTTCTGAAGAGACAAAAATTCCACTCGAGGAACCTGCACTGCAACCTTCTGATAAGGTTGCTAGCTCAACTCCTGAAGCATCAGTTCCTCCACCTCTTCCAACCAAATTGGACACGGATGATCTTCTG GGGTTGAATGAGAGTACACAAGATGCAGCCGTGATTGAAGAAAGCAATGCTTTGGCCCTAGCCATAATTCCTTCTG GCACTACACCTTTTGACTCTGATGCTTCTCAAGCAAAAAGTTTTGATCCTTCTGGGTGGGAGCTTGCTCTGGTTACTACTCCAAGCACCAACTTATCATCAGTTCAGGAGAGGCAATTG GGTGGTGGACTGGATTCACTTACCCTCGAGAGTTTGTACGATGAAGGAGCATATAGAGCATCCCAGCAGCCAGTATATGGAGCACCTGCTCCGAATCCCTTTGAAGTCAGTGACCCATTTGCTGTTTCTAACAATGTTGCGACTCCAACAGTTCCGATGGCTGGCATGGCACAACATCAAATTAACCCGTTCATTCCATTTCAATCgccgcagcagcagcaacagcagcagcaacatCCCACCCATTTAATGATGAGCCCCCATAATCCTTTTGGTGATACAGGGTTTGGAGCATTTCCTGCTGCGCCTGCTCAACCCCCGACTACCAACCCATTTGGGAGCACAGGCCTCCTATAA
- the LOC130994096 gene encoding uncharacterized protein LOC130994096, which yields MAQRWFHNLRNNSIYSYDDLHLMFMRQFASANRVGKTPISLMDIRQEPQETLREYVARFNTIALDIPGAESQIKWYAFARGLKQGPLFEALQIKPPTSFEDIMTIIPGYLQLEDAKMARKAEADKLKPKKQDSADAGEKYIPRNPYRGLPPRIPTIAIEAGTGSLITAQTEKREERGGYRDDLQNPTQWNRHIDEIFHQIKEENYFRAPKDYQPGAPAPGRNNLLCEYQNRYGHLTRECGHLKHQLEILVRKGFLDQYIERPRGSYRENRYDERRDDERRRRDDTRRDHDDRERRHRHEERREKRNHRRDSQDRHNPANHAQYDREVHMITGENNIPTSNRAKKQLARTVRSGYYDKAVMTINTAPDEPIISFGPKDARSLFYPHDDALVFSANVANVLVHRIFVDSGSAVNILYLECWQAMGLEAKLEPAVAPLYGFSGESVLPVGIIELPMTIGQPWGKKTRMVKFLVIDAPKPSYNMIFGRPALNSFKAIISTLYLKIKFPLEGGKIGEVWGDQAVSKKCHVQVLTQYSGQKWERSVHQVEASKKGKIGVITASEPERREIAELQGRNDKIPLVTTNDTCIVIELFKDKEGFTTKIGAHMEPELQRKVIACLRRNADVFAFTTADLKGIDRELAEHRLNVDPTIKPVKQKTRHFDTEKDAAIREQIQALLEAGHIIEVQYPDWVSNAVMVEKKAKTWRMCVDYRDLNAACPKDCYPLPRIDQLVDATSGCELLSMMDAYQGYHQVKMYRNDVIKTAFAVCAGIFAYVSMPFGLKNAGATYQRMMDRIFKDQLKENVSVYVDDMLVRSTEARTHADDLDEIFSVIRRHKLMLNPAKCTFGVQSGKFLGYKVTPEGIEVNADKVRAIIDMTAPRNIKEIQTLNGRITALSRFISRSAERSLPFFKILRKESRFEWSSECQQAFEELKEYLKGLPVQTKPIPGEPLYLYTSVGVESLSTVLVRKEGGTQKPVYFVSKIIQGAEIRYTAAEKTAYAIMITARKLRPYFLSHKVIVRTALPFQQILGRPDLAGRMVKWAIELGEYDVAFEPRTTIKAQALADFIQETTRWPLRGPWTAQVDGSVTKEGCGVGIYIESPEDGTYQFAIKFEDKLSNNEAEYEAVIRAAHILKELRADTAIIKTDSQLVAQQLRGECEVRDDRMRAYYDRMQQLKEKFEELKIIQVPREENRRADLLARMASAVEQSWNDEITLLFEPKKSPGIQVYAVEVGDDWRAPIIHFLRTGERMEGDTAKYARYENFCLISNQLYKRSFTNPFLKCLSSEEAEFALKEIHQGCCGNHAGYKDLTRKIIRAGFYWPGIDRDTKAYVKKCEYCQRHAPRINVPGEKMGVMYSAYPFDKWGIDIMGKLPTAPGGKCFLIVAVDYFSKWVEAEAVTRVDEATVEKFIWKNICCRYGVPRVLISDNGAQFTSQRIEDFCSRMDIEQRFVSVAHPQANGQVELANCTICEGIKKRLEKSRGRWAKELDTVLWALRTSPKTAIGEAPFTLVYGSNAVIPAEVRLESHRICTYDPAQNEELRRLELDLIDLKREEAQVKAAKYKSIIKAGYDKKVKQCRFQKGDLVLKRADALKATGKFEANWEGPYIITEVLKGGAYHLSDQEGRALERPWNINHLKKFYV from the coding sequence ATGGCCCAGCGATGGTTCCACAATCTGAGAAATAATTCTATATACTCATACGATGATCTTCACCTCATGTTCATGAGACAGTTTGCCAGCGCAAATCGGGTTGGGAAAACACCCATTTCCTTGATGGACATCAGGCAGGAACCACAAGAAACACTTCGTGAATATGTGGCACGATTCAACACAATCGCGTTAGACATACCAGGTGCCGAATCTCAGATTAAGTGGTACGCTTTCGCTAGAGGGTTAAAACAAGGCCCACTCTTTGAGGCACTCCAGATCAAGCCGCCGACCAGTTTCGAAGACATCATGACAATAATACCGGGATACCTTCAACTGGAAGACGCTAAAATGGCAAGAAAGGCAGAGGCCGATAAGCTCAAACCTAAGAAGCAAGACAGCGCAGACGCTGGAGAAAAATACATCCCGAGGAATCCCTACCGAGGTCTACCTCCCAGAATCCCAACGATAGCCATCGAAGCTGGAACAGGTTCATTAATCACGGCGCAGacagagaagagggaagagcGCGGTGGTTACCGAGATGATTTGCAAAATCCAACTCAATGGAATCGTCACATAGACGAAATTTTCCATCAGATCAAAGAGGAGAATTATTTCAGAGCTCCAAAAGATTACCAACCCGGAGCCCCAGCCCCAGGCAGGAACAATTTGTTATGTGAATATCAAAACCGTTACGGTCATCTCACCCGCGAATGCGGACATTTGAAGCATCAGCTGGAAATTTTGGTCAGGAAGGGGTTCTTGGATCAATACATAGAAAGACCACGAGGCTCATATAGAGAGAACCGTTACGATGAACGTAGGGATGATGAGCGGCGCCGACGGGATGACACCCGCCGCGACCATGATGACAGGGAAAGAAGACACAGACATGAGGAGAGAAGGGAAAAAAGAAATCATAGACGAGACAGCCAGGATAGACACAACCCCGCAAACCACGCCCAGTATGACAGAGAGGTACACATGATTACAGGAGAAAATAATATACCAACATCTAACAGGGCCAAAAAGCAATTAGCCCGCACGGTCAGGTCTGGATACTATGACAAAGCTGTCATGACAATCAACACCGCGCCCGATGAACCGATAATATCCTTTGGACCAAAGGATGCTAGGTCTCTATTCTATCCTCATGACGACGCCTTGGTATTTTCTGCCAACGTGGCCAACGTATTGGTACACCGCATCTTTGTTGATTCAGGCAGCGCCGTCAACATCTTATATCTAGAGTGCTGGCAGGCAATGGGTTTGGAGGCTAAGCTAGAGCCCGCTGTGGCTCCTCTTTATGGGTTTTCAGGGGAATCAGTCCTACCGGTGGGAATAATTGAATTGCCAATGACGATAGGGCAACCATGGGGAAAAAAGACCCGAATGGTCAAGTTCTTGGTCATCGACGCACCGAAACCCTCTTACAACATGATCTTTGGGAGACCGGCACTGAACTCTTTTAAAGCAATCATCTCTACTCTTTACTTGAAGATAAAGTTCCCCTTGGAAGGAGGCAAAATTGGTGAAGTGTGGGGAGACCAGGCTGTGTCGAAGAAATGCCATGTACAAGTATTAACTCAATACTCCGGACAAAAATGGGAAAGGTCAGTACACCAGGTAGAGGCAAGCAAGAAGGGAAAAATTGGAGTGATCACGGCTTCAGAGCCCGAGCGGAGAGAGATCGCAGAGCTGCAAGGGAGAAATGATAAAATACCCCTCGTCACTACCAATGATACGTGCATAGTTATTGAGCTTTTCAAGGATAAGGAGGGATTTACTACCAAAATCGGGGCACATATGGAGCCAGAATTGCAAAGAAAGGTAATTGCTTGCCTGCGCAGAAATGCTGACGTATTCGCGTTCACTACGGCGGACCTGAAAGGAATCGACAGAGAGCTAGCTGAGCATCGTTTGAACGTGGATCCCACGATCAAGCCAGTCAAGCAAAAGACGAGACACTTCGATACTGAAAAGGATGCTGCTATTCGAGAGCAGATACAGGCGTTGTTAGAAGCGGGACATATCATAGAAGTGCAATACCCGGACTGGGTGTCAAACGCTGTTATGGTGGAAAAGAAGGCTAAgacttggaggatgtgtgtggactacCGGGACCTCAATGCAGCCTGTCCAAAGGATTGTTACCCATTGCCACGGATTGATCAGTTAGTAGACGCAACGTCAGGATGCGAACTTTTGTCAATGATGGATGCTTACCAAGGGTACCATCAGGTTAAGATGTACAGGAACGATGTTATTAAAACAGCATTCGCAGTCTGCGCAGGGATCTTCGCATATGTGAGTATGCCATTTGGACTAAAAAATGCTGGGGCTACTTACCAGAGAATGATGGACAGAATCTTCAAAGATCAATTGAAAGAGAATGTGTCGgtctatgtagatgacatgctggTACGCAGCACTGAAGCACGCACACATGCGGACGACTTGGATGAAATCTTCTCGGTGATACGAAGACACAAGCTCATGCTCAATCCGGCTAAATGTACTTTCGGGGTGCAGTCGGGAAAATTCCTGGGATACAAGGTTACGCCTGAGGGGATAGAAGTGAACGCAGACAAAGTTAGAGCTATTATTGACATGACGGCGCCGCGGAACATCAAAGAGATACAAACACTGAACGGACGAATAACTGCACTAAGTCGATTCATATCGAGGTCAGCAGAAAGAAGTCTGCCCTTCTTCAAAATTTTGAGAAAGGAAAGTCGATTCGAGTGGAGTAGCGAGTGCCAGCAAGCCTTCGAGGAACTCAAGGAATATCTCAAAGGACTACCCGTCCAGACCAAACCGATACCGGGGGAGCCACTATATCTATACACTTCGGTGGGGGTAGAATCTTTGAGCACTGTGCTAGTGCGGAAGGAAGGGGGTACGCAGAAGCCAGTTTATTTCGTGAGCAAAATCATCCAAGGAGCGGAGATCAGATACACCGCAGCGGAGAAAACAGCTTACGCTATCATGATCACGGCGAGAAAGTTGCGCCCATACTTTTTATCACACAAAGTTATCGTCAGAACAGCGCTGCCTTTTCAACAAATCCTGGGGAGGCCAGACCTCGCAGGAAGAATGGTAAAATGGGCCATTGAGCTGGGCGAATATGACGTGGCGTTCGAACCGCGTACAACCATTAAAGCACAGGCCTTAGCTGACTTCATTCAAGAGACCACGAGATGGCCGTTGCGAGGACCATGGACGGCGCAGGTCGACGGTTCCGTCACCAAAGAGGGGTGCGGAGTTGGAATATATATTGAATCGCCAGAGGATGGAACCTACCAGTTTGCGATCAAGTTCGAGGACAAGTTGTCAAATAACGAGGCAGAATATGAGGCAGTGATAAGGGCTGCCCACATCTTGAAGGAGCTCAGAGCAGACACAGCAATAATCAAGACCGATTCGCAACTGGTAGCCCAGCAGTTGAGAGGCGAATGTGAGGTTCGCGATGACAGAATGAGAGCTTATTATGATCGGATGCAgcaactcaaggaaaagtttgaAGAACTGAAAATAATACAAGTACCCCGAGAAGAAAATCGAAGGGCTGACTTGCTAGCAAGGATGGCCAGCGCCGTTGAACAATCATGGAATGACGAAATCACACTCTTGTTTGAACCAAAGAAGAGCCCAGGGATTCAAGTCTACGCCGTCGAAGTGGGGGATGATTGGCGAGCCCCAATCATTCATTTCTTACGTACAGGAGAAAGAATGGAGGGAGACACAGCAAAATACGCTAGATATGAGAACTTTTGTTTGATCAGTAACCagctttataagagatcttTCACAAACCCGTTCCTTAAATGTTTATCATCGGAGGAGGCAGAATTCGCTCTAAAGGAAATCCATCAGGGATGCTGTGGAAACCATGCAGGATACAAAGACCTGACCAGAAAAATCATCAGAGCAGGTTTTTATTGGCCTGGCATCGACAGGGATACCAAAGCTTATGTAAAGAAGTGTGAATATTGCCAAAGACATGCGCCAAGAATTAACGTCCCGGGGGAAAAAATGGGGGTGATGTACTCGGCATATCCTTTCGACAAATGGGGAATTGATATCATGGGTAAACTGCCAACGGCGCCAGGAGGAAAATGTTTTTTGATAGTGGCAGTAGACTATTTCTCGAAATGGGTGGAGGCAGAGGCTGTAACAAGGGTGGATGAGGCCACCGTCGAAAAGTTCATCTGGAAaaacatctgttgcagataTGGGGTGCCCAGAGTTCTAATATCAGATAATGGAGCACAGTTCACTAGTCAAAGAATCGAGGATTTTTGTTCAAGGATGGACATCGAGCAGAGATTCGTCTCAGTAGCCCATCCCCAAGCCAATGGTCAAGTCGAGCTGGCTAACTGCACTATCTGTGAGGGAATCAAGAAAAGATTAGAAAAAAGCAGAGGACGATGGGCAAAGGAATTGGACACGGTCCTGTGGGCACTGCGTACCAGTCCCAAAACAGCCATAGGAGAAGCCCCGTTCACTTTGGTTTATGGCTCAAACGCGGTCATTCCAGCAGAGGTAAGGTTAGAATCACATCGAATTTGTACATATGATCCGGCGCAGAATGAAGAACTGCGCAGGCTGGAGCTGGACCTCATAGATCTAAAGCGAGAAGAAGCCCAGGTCAAGGCTGCCAAGTACAAAAGCATCATTAAAGCAGGGTATGATAAGAAGGTCAAGCAGTGCCGATTCCAGAAGGGCGATCTGGTACTCAAGCGCGCGGATGCTCTGAAAGCTACCGGGAAATTTGAAGCTAACTGGGAAGGACCATATATCATCACCGAAGTCTTAAAAGGCGGAGCCTATCATCTATCTGATCAAGAGGGGAGAGCTCTCGAGAGGCCGTGGAACATCAATCACCTCAAGAAATTCTATGTGTGA